A single Pseudodesulfovibrio aespoeensis Aspo-2 DNA region contains:
- a CDS encoding NFACT RNA binding domain-containing protein, which yields MEANFFRFLAAELGHTLLGRRIDKVFGPVPGVWTLTLQSAGEPLHLLFRPARLAGLLFLSVVKPPNPKDAPAMAMWFRKRLRNRKIIGWTMDWPSLRLALELTPRQDPPCGDHLVLDVRNGMSLVDSLEPGFGAQPDWPALEDVLEDPDIWREYPHISPPLRKALTGLPPDEAHRLYLNVAGGTAQTFHLPAQSDTPQPPQAWPGGQDDDSFSTAIGAANAFGQRTLFPLLEMEEERPEQTRLKRERKKIKRNLARLDEEEARLRELANEKIMAEALQAELYRFKDAKSLEAITVTHPERGPMTVALNPHLSPVENMTLHFKRAAKAERGFPHIHRRRAELLDQLDQLERGVIQPLARPDESDIPLPQGPPPLPKRYRGLAVTVFKSSDGFTLVRGKNKRANHDMLSRAASPFDYWFHLADAPSSHVILKRDHPAQEVPERTLIEAARLCAIKSHSRDDGKAEVMYALVKDVRKVKGFAHGQVVVDKRLGTLRVDLDPDIETSLSR from the coding sequence ATGGAAGCAAACTTCTTTCGCTTCCTCGCCGCCGAGCTGGGCCACACGCTCCTTGGCCGCCGCATCGACAAGGTGTTTGGCCCTGTCCCCGGAGTGTGGACGCTGACGCTCCAGAGCGCGGGCGAACCGCTCCACCTGCTCTTCAGACCGGCCAGACTGGCCGGTCTCCTTTTCCTGTCCGTTGTCAAACCCCCCAATCCCAAGGACGCCCCGGCCATGGCCATGTGGTTTCGCAAACGGCTGCGCAACCGCAAGATCATCGGCTGGACCATGGACTGGCCTTCCCTGCGTCTGGCCCTGGAGCTGACCCCGCGCCAGGATCCGCCTTGCGGCGACCATCTCGTCCTTGATGTGCGAAACGGCATGAGCCTTGTCGATTCCTTAGAGCCCGGGTTCGGCGCACAGCCCGACTGGCCCGCCCTGGAAGACGTGCTTGAGGACCCGGACATCTGGCGCGAGTATCCGCACATCTCGCCGCCGCTGCGCAAGGCTCTGACCGGCCTGCCGCCTGACGAGGCGCACCGGCTCTACCTGAACGTGGCTGGCGGCACGGCGCAGACCTTTCATCTCCCGGCCCAATCCGACACGCCCCAGCCGCCCCAGGCGTGGCCGGGCGGACAGGACGACGACTCGTTCAGCACGGCTATTGGGGCGGCCAACGCCTTTGGCCAGCGCACCCTCTTCCCGCTCCTGGAGATGGAAGAGGAACGACCGGAGCAGACCCGGCTCAAGCGCGAACGAAAGAAGATCAAACGGAATCTGGCCCGGCTGGACGAGGAAGAGGCACGCCTGCGGGAACTGGCCAACGAGAAGATCATGGCCGAGGCGTTGCAGGCCGAGCTGTACCGGTTCAAGGACGCAAAGTCTCTGGAAGCAATCACCGTGACCCACCCGGAACGCGGACCCATGACCGTGGCCCTCAACCCGCACCTCTCGCCCGTGGAGAACATGACCCTCCACTTCAAGCGGGCGGCCAAGGCCGAGCGCGGATTTCCCCATATCCACCGACGGCGCGCCGAACTGCTGGACCAGCTCGACCAGCTTGAGCGCGGCGTGATCCAGCCCCTGGCCCGGCCCGACGAATCCGACATCCCCCTGCCCCAGGGGCCTCCCCCCCTGCCCAAGCGGTATAGAGGACTGGCGGTCACGGTCTTCAAATCCAGCGACGGCTTCACCCTGGTGCGCGGCAAGAACAAACGAGCCAACCACGACATGCTCAGCCGCGCGGCCAGCCCCTTTGACTACTGGTTCCATCTGGCGGACGCCCCCAGCTCCCACGTCATCCTCAAGCGCGACCACCCGGCCCAGGAAGTGCCGGAGCGCACCCTGATCGAGGCCGCCCGGCTCTGCGCCATCAAAAGCCACAGCAGGGACGATGGCAAGGCCGAGGTCATGTACGCCCTGGTCAAAGACGTGCGCAAGGTCAAGGGGTTCGCCCACGGCCAGGTGGTGGTGGACAAACGGCTGGGCACCCTGCGCGTGGACCTGGACCCGGACATCGAAACCTCCCTTTCCCGATAA